From the genome of Pseudonocardia sp. EC080619-01:
GACCGCCTGCGCGGCCGCGGTGTCGCCGGTGAGCACCTGGACGGGATTGACGACCATCATCTGCGTGATCTGGTCCTCGGTGACCCCACGCCTGCGCAGCTCCGGCAGCACGTGGTCGGAGATGCGGTGGTGGTGCCAGTTCGGCGTGTGCTCCGCGCGCCAGGACGGCGGTGTGTTGATCGAGAAGAATCCGGCGTCGTGCGAGATCGTGATCTTCTCCGCGTACCCCTGTCCCAGCAGCGTCACGAGCGTGTCGATGCGGCTCGCGTCGTCGAGCACGAACTCCATGCCGAAGCGGTCCATGCCGATGAAGGAACCGTTGTCCATGAGCTCCTTGAGGTAGTCCAGGTCCGTGGAGTCGCCGCTGTGGCCGATGACCGTGCGTTCGAGGTCAACACCGTTGGCGGCGAACCACTTCTGCTGGTCGCGGCCGTTGGCGTGGGCGACATTGGTGTGCGTGGAGATCGGGACCCCGGTCTCGGCCTGGGCGCGGGCGGCGGCCCGGTAGACCCGGTCGAGGTCCGGCGTGATCCCGTGCTCGTCGGTGACGATCTTGATGATCCCGGCACGGACGCCGTCGGTGCGCGGAATGCCGGTCGTGATGTCCTGGGTGAACATCGTCTCCAGCACGTCCGGCCCGCCGAGGGTCCTCCCGACGAGCCCGTCCGGCGCGTGGGTGTGGAAGTAGGTCGGCAGGTCCTTGGCCGTGTAGTAGCCGGTGGCCACGACGATGTTGAGCGGCACCCCCTCGGCGAGCCGCTGGACGGTCGGGATGTCGCGGCCCAGACCCAGCACGGTGAGGTCGACGAAGGTGTCGATGCCCTTGTCCTCGTGCAGCGAGGTCAGGCTCGTCCGGGCGCGCTCGACGATCGCGGCCTCGTCGTACTCCGGGTGCTCGATGTTCTGCTCGAGCTCGGGATTGCGGGCCATGATGTGCTCGTGCATCAGGGTGGTGCCGATCCGCGTGGCGTCGATCGGGCCCCGCAGGGTGTTCACGGTGCTCATGAGTCTCCTTCGATCAGTGCGTCGCGGGCGGCGCGCGCGGCACCCAGACCCGCCTTGAGGAAGCCGACGTCGGAGCCGGCGGTGACCATGCGGAAGCCGCGGCCGGACTCGGTGACCGGGTCGCCGGTGATCCCGGCGGCGATCCCGGCCGCGGCGCAGGCCGAGACGATCCCGGCGACGGCGGCCCGGTGCGGCTCCTCACGCGGCCCGGTGACCGGGTCGAGGCCGAGGCTCACGGCGAGGTCGCCGGGCCCGATGTACACCCCGTGCACGCCGGGGACCGCAGTGATGTCCTTCGCGTTCGCCACGCCCACCGCGGTCTCGATCATGACCAGGCACAGGACCTGTCCGTTGACGGTCACGGGGTCCGGGCCCAGGCCGTAGGCCGAGCGGGTCGGGCCCCAGCTGCGCACCCCCGTCGGCGGGTAGTGCACGGCCGCCGCGGCCCGGCGGGCCTCCTCCGCCGACTCGATGCCGGGCACGATCACGCCCTCGGCGCCGGCGTCGAGCGCCCGCCCGACGAGCACGGGGTCGTTCGCGGCGACCCGGACCAGCGCGGTGGTGCCCGTCCGGGCGGTGGCGCGCAGCATGTCGACGGGCGTGGCCAGCCCGCCGACGCTGTGCTGCTGGTCGAGGTAGAGGTAGTCGAACCCGGCCACGGCCAGGGTCTCCGCGACGTGCGGGTCGCCGGTGTGGCAGGCCAGCCCGACGGCGGTGCCGCCCGCCTCCAGGATCCCGCGGAGGCGGTTGGGGTGGGTCTCGGTGGTGACGGCGTAGCTCATCCGAGCGCCCTGTCCAGCCGGTACCAGTGCCTCGCCGAGGCGTGCATCACCTGGGGCCGCATGGACTCCGGCATGAGGTCCAGCACCCGGGAGAGATCGTCGGTGTGCAGGTGCGGGTAGTCCGTGGCGAACAGCAGGAGGTCCTCGGACCCCAGCCACTCGATGATCTTCCGGGCGTGCTCGTCCGGGCCGAGGTCGGCCGGGGCGATGGAGAACCGGAAGTGGTCCCGGATGATCTCGGTGGGCAGCCGGTCGACCCACGGTATCTCCCGGCGCAGGCCCTTCCACTTCTTGTTGATGCTCCAGCTCCAGGTGGGCACCCACCCGAAACCGCTCTCCAGCATGGTGACCCGCATGCCGGGGAACTTCTGGAAGATCCCCTCGTAGATCATGCTGGTCATCTGCGCGCCGTAGACCTGGATCTCCGCCGCGTACTCCTCGGCGTACCAGGAGGCGTACCCGGTCGGGGACGGTGCGTCCTCGGAGGTGCCGCCCCAGCTCAGCCCCATGACCAGGTCGTGCCGGGTCATCGCCTCGTAGACCGGCCAGAACACCCGCTGTCCGTAGAGCCGTTCCGAGCGCACCGGCATGGTGACCTGCACGATCCGCGGGTGCCCACCGACGCGCTCGATCTCGGCGGCGGCCGCGGCGGGATCGCGGGCGGGGACCACCATGGAACCGACCAGCCGTGGGTCGCGGTCGAGCCACTCGGCGATCAGCCAGTCGTTGACGGCGCGGGCCAGCGCCGCTGCCCAGTCGGGGTGCCGGAGCGAGTCGACGCCGTAGGCGGTGTTGACGAGCGCGACCTCGGTCCGCCAGGGGTCGAGGATGTGGTCCTGCAGGTCCGCCAGCCGGGACGCGGGCGGGCGGTCCTCGGGCCGCCACTCGTCCCGTGCCGTGGTCGGGGCGTTCGGCGGGTAGGCGAGAGCCTGCCCGTTGGGGCCCCGCCACCCGCGTTCCCGCGCGCCCTGCACCCACACCGGGTCGGTGTAGGGGAAGAGCGCCTCGAGCGAGGGCGGGGTGGCGTGCACGTCGCAGTCGATCACCGGGCCGGACCACACGGCGTCGCGCGTGGTGCCCTGCAGCAGGGGGGTGGTCATGAGGTGTCCCTAAGGTCGTAGGTGTTCGGGGTTGGTGCCCCGGATGCCCGGGACGACGGGGTGTGGCTGATGAGGTGTTGTCGCTTCGGTGGCTCGGAAGGAATGGCCGCCCCGTCGTGCTGGACAGGCCTGGCCACTGATTCGGATCTGTGCGGACCGTCGCTGATTAGGGACCTGATGGCGGGTTGTCCACGGGCGTGACCTGCAACGACAGGAGCCTGCGCGTGGCGCAACGGCCAGTGATCTGGATCGGGATCGACGTCGGGAAGAGGACGCACCATGCGTGCGCGATCGATACCGACGGCAAGGTGGTGTTCTCCCGCAAGGTCAGCAACGACCAGGCCGCGATCGAGGCGTTGCTGGCCCGCGCTGCGGAAGCGGCCCAGGACGTGCGGTGGGCCATCGACCTGACCTGCAGCTATGCGGCGCTGCTGCAGGTGGTCCTCACCGCGGCCGACCAGCAGGTGGTCTATGTCCCCGGTCGGGTCGTCGACCGGATGAGCGGCGTGTTCCGGGGCGAGGCCAAGACCGACGCCCGTGACGCGAAGGTCATCGCCGAGACCGCCCGCATGCGCGGCGCCGACCTCACCACGGTCACCGCCACTGATGAGACCACTGCCGAACTGGCCCGGCTCGTGGCCCATCGCGAGGACCTGATGGCCGACTGGGTGCGCGGGGTCAACCGGCTGCGTGACCTGCTCGGGTCGATCTTTCCCGGTCTCGAGGCGGCATTCGACTATTCCACCCGCAGCGCTCTGGTGCTGGTCACCGGGTTCCAGACACCCCAGGCCCTCCGGGACGCCGGCGAGGCAGGGGTGATCGAGTACCTGCGTGCCCATCGGGCGTGGGCACCGGGTATTGCTGCGATGGCCGCCACCGCGGTCGAGGTCGCCCACGCCCAGACCGTGGCACTGCCCAGCGAGACGCGGACCGCGATCCTTGTTGCCGGCCTGGCCCGACGACTGCTGGAACTCGACCGGGAGATCAAGGACACCGACAAGCTGATCACCACCGTGTTCCGCTCCCACCCGGACGCGGCGATCATCGAGTCGCTGCCCGGTCTCGGACCCATCCTGGGCGCGGAGTTCCTCACCGCCACCCACGGCGGTGTCGGCCCTGAACTGGGCGGATTCACCTCTCCAGGGCGGCTGGCCTCCTACGCCGGACTCGTCCCGGTGCCCCAGGACTCCGGCCGGATCAGCGGGAACCTGCGTCGCCCACGACGCTACAACCGCCGCCTGCGGCGAGTGTTCTACATGGCCGCACTGTCCAGCCTCAAGGTCAATGGCCCGTCCCGGGCCTTCTACCAGCGCAAACGCAGCGAAAGAATGCTTCATACCCAGGCTCTGCTCGCCTTGGCCAGACGCCTGGTCGACGTCCTGTGGGCCCTGCTGCGTGACCGGAGGATGTTCACCATCACCGCACCACAACCCGCTATCGCGGCTTGACACGGTCATTCGGATTCCTCCTCGTGCGGGGCGCAGTGACAGCACGACGTAGTCGGACTCGACCGCCACGTCGACGGTCTCGACGGTGTACGGGCCGGGGATCCGGCCCATCTCGCCACGGTCGAGGGCGGCCCGGACCTCGTCCGCGCCCTCGAGGGCGACGCCGAACGCGCGTGCCCGCAGCGCCGGGTTCCAGGAGGATCGGCCGGTCTCGACGTCGAACTCCCAGTTGTGGAAGGGGCAGGTCACGAACGTCCGGCCCTCGTCGAGGCGGACGTCGCCGGGGGCGCTGGACTCGATCTGGTTGACGACCCCGCCCTCGCACAGCGGCGCCCCCAGGTGGGGGCAGCGGTTGAGCATCGCGTAGTAGCGGCCGCCGATGTTGAACACCCCGATCTCGCGGCCACCGGCCTCGACGATCCGGCGCTCTCCCGGTGGGATCTCGTCGACCCGGCCGACGACGAACCGGGTCGTGCGGCCCGGGCGCCGCGTGGGTGAGGTCGTCACGGGACCTCCACCTCCTTCGTGGGACGGCCGGGAACCGTGTACGGGTCCAGCCAGGTCGGGTCGAGGTCGGCGACGTCGCGGCAGCCCATCAGCCGCATGGTCCGGACCATCTCGCTGCGCAGGATCTCCAGCACCTGCTCGACGCCTGCGGTGCCTGCGGCGGCCAGACCCCAGGCGGGCAGCCGGCCGGCGAGCACCGCGCGGGCCCCCAGCGACAGCGCCTTGAGCACGTCGCTGCCGCGGCGGATCCCGCTGTCCAGCAGCACCTCCGTCCGGTCACCGACGGCGTCGACGATCCGCGGCAGGGCGGTGAGGGTGGCGGGCGATCCGTCGAGCTGGCGCCCTCCGTGGTTGGAGACGATCACCGCGTCCGCACCCGCCGCGACGGCACGGCGGGCGTCGTCGGGGGTGATGACCCCCTTGACCACGAGCGGCCCGTTCCAGTGCGCGCGCAGCCAGTCGACGTCGGTCCAGGTGGGGGAGTGCGAGCCCGCGCCGCCCTTGGTCATCTCGGTGAGCACCATCGGCTTGCCGTCGACCGTCACCTCGGCGGTGTTCGGGATCTCGAACGGCAGCCCGTCGGCGAGGTACCGGGCCAGCCACGCCGGCTTCGGCAGCAGCTGGGGCGCGAGCTTGACCGCGTTGCGGGCGTTGACCCGCATCGAGTAGCTGAATCCGTTCTTGTAGTCGCGCGGGCGGAAACCCGCCACAGCGGTGTCGACGGTCGCGACGAGTGCGGTGTAGCCCGCCGCCTGCGCGCGGCCGACCAGGTTCTCCATCGTGGCCTGCGACGAGAAGCGGTAGAGCTGGAACCACTGCGGACCTGCGACGGCGGCGATCTCCTCCAGCGTGTATCCGGCGGCGGAGCTGGCGACGTGGATCGTGCCCGCCCGCGCGGCACCCGTCGCCAGCCCGATGTCGCCGTCCGGGTGCACCAGGCGCATTCCCCCGCACGGGGCGGTCAGCACGGGTAGGTCGACCGGGGTGCCGAGCACTGTCGTGGAGAGGCCGGGCTCGTCGACCCAGGTGGCCATCCGCGGGGCGAACGCCACGTCCTGGAAGGCCCGGGCGTTGCGCCGCAACGTCACCTCGCCCTCGGAGCCGCCGTCGACGTACTCCCGGATGCCGCGGGGCAGGGCCCGCGCCGCAGCGCGCCGGGCGTCGGTGTGGTCGAGGAGCCGGGCGGCCCGCCGGCGACGGGATGTCTCGACGATCGCCATGTCAGGCACCCACCGCGGGGACACCGTGCCCCGGCCGCAGCGGGATCCCGTACAGGGCGCTCGCGTTCGCGCCCAGGATCCTGCGCCGTCGCTCCAGCGGGAACGACTGCGGCACGGACTCGTAGGGCGAGTCGAAGTCCCAGTGCGGATAGTCGGAGGAGAACATCAGCCGGTCCGCGAAGCCGGACTCCTCGAACATCGCGTAGACGTCGGGCGTCCACGCCGGGTCCTCCGGTTCCTCGACGGGCTGGGTGGAGAACCAGAAGTGCTCGCGCAGGTAGTCCGACGGCCTGCGGGTCAGGTGCGGGAGCTCGTCGCGCAGCTTGTCGAAGGTCGCGTCGAGGCGCCAGGAGAACGGTACGACCCAGTCCCAGCCCAGCTCGAGCAGTGCGACCTTCAGCCTCGGGAAGCGTTCGAAGACACCCTCGAAGACCAGGCTGGACACCATCGAGATCGGCAGCACCGCGAACGCGGCGTGCATCTCGGCGTAGAAGTTCTGGCGGCCGGATCCGGTCGGCTGGCGTCCCATCCCCGGGACGTGGAAGCCCAGCGGGATGTCGTAGTGCTCGCACGCCTCGAAGATCGGCCAGTAGCGCTGCTTGCCGAGCGGGTCCTGCCCGGCGGGGGACATCAGGACCTGGACGTAGGAGTCGCCGTGCGGGCCCTCCTTGCAGCGCACGATCTCGTCGGCGGCACCGGCGAGGTCGCGCGGCAGGGTGATGCTGGCCTTGAACCGGTCGTCGGCGCCGGCCCAGGTGTGGGCCAGCGCGTCGTTGTAGGCGCGATAGATCGCGACGGCGCACTCGTGGGGCATGTTCGCCCCGCCGTGGGTGATGATGTAGGTCTGCGGGCAGGTCAGCACGACGGCGGACATGTCGTACCGGTCGACGACCTGCTCCACGGCCAGGTGCGGGTCGACGCCGACCCGCCCGTGCCCGTCCACCGCGTCGAGGCGGTGGGTGAACTCGCGCTGCGAGGGGGACACCCCACCGCCGAAACTGCCCGTGCCGTAGCGGGCGATGTAGTCGCGCCAGCGCTGCGGCAGGTGCTCGGCGACCTGTGGGTCGGTCGGCAGCGGCATCGGGTGGAAGTCGGTGTCGATGATGCCGAGCTTCTCCTCGACGGGCGCGTCGGCGGGACGGGCGTCGGTGAGGGTCATGATGGGTTTCCTCTGCGGAGTTGCGGCGTGCCGGACGGGCGGGTCGGCGCGGTCACCGGAGCGTGCTGCGGCTGGTCTCGGCGGCGAAGAACACGGCGATCACCGTCAGCAGGCAGGTCGCGCCGATGAACAGGGAGATGCCGGTGGTGCCGCCGCCCGAGGCGGCGAGCAGCGAGGCACAGATCAGCGGGGTGAAGCCGCCGCCGATGGTGCCCGCGATCTGGTAGCCGAGTGAGGCCCCGGTGTACCGCTGGGTGGTCGGGAACAGCTCGCCGAGCCAGGCGCCGAGCGGGCTGTAGACGATGGCGTGGGCGAACGCGGCGAGGGAGATCCCGAGGTACATCGCGCCGGTGCCGCCGCCGTCCATGAGGGCGAACATGACCGGGATGCTGAGCGCCTGCAGGACCGCGCCGACACCGACGACGACGCGCCGGCCCCACAGGTCGGACAGGTAGGCGAACACCGGCTGGAACACGAAGCCGATCGCCGCCGCCACGAGGACGGCGTTGAGGATGTCCGCGCGCGGGAAGCCCTCCGTGATGCCGTAGCTGACGATCCAGGTGCCGTAGAGCGCGCTCGCCGCGAACGCACCGAGGACGAGCGCGACGGACAGGAGCAGGTTCTTCGGGTGGCGGAGCACCTCGACGAGCGGCACCTGCGGCTTCTCGGCGGTGGCCAGGTCCGCCTGCTCACGGGCCTGGGTGAACACCGGGCTCTCCTCGACCCCGAGCCTGATCCACAGACCGATCAGGACGAGCACGGCCGAGAGCAGGAACGGGATGCGCCAGCCCCACTCGAGGAACGCGTCGCCGGTCAGCGCGGCCGCCGCCGCGAAGGCCCCGTTGGCCAGCAGGATCCCGCCGTAGAGCCCCATCTGTGCGACCGAGCTGGACAGGCCGCGGCGCTTCGGTGCGTGCTCCATGGACATGAGCACGGCCCCGCCCCACTCGCCGCCGGCCGACACGCCCTGGACCAGGCGCATCAGCACCAGGATCAGCGGCGCCCAGATGCCGATCGTCGCGTAGGTGGGCAGCAGCCCCACGACGGTCGTCGCCACGCCCATCAGCACGATGGACAGCACGAGCATCCCCTTGCGGCCGACCCGGTCGCCGAAGTGGCCCCAGACGATCCCGCCGAGGGGCCGGGCGATGAAGCCTGCGGCCAGGGTGGCGAACGCGGCGAGGGTGCCGGCCGTGGAGCTGAACTCGGGGAAGTACAGCTGCCCGAACACGGCGGCCGAGGCGATGCCGAAGAGGTAGAAGTCGTACCACTCGATGACCGAACCGACGAAGCTCGACAGGAGCACCCGGTTCCGCATCCGGCGGTTCGGCTGTGGTGAGGGATCACCGCCCGGCACGCCGTCGGCGCTCCGGGCAGCGATCTGCGAGTCGGTCACCCTTGACCTCCGTGGTGGAAGATGATCATCGCCGATGATCGTATATTCTGATGGTAAAGAATATACGTTTGCATCCCGACGGCTGTCCAGACGCGGATCGCGCAGGGGCCGGGGACGCGTGTGTGCGTCATCGTCGGAGCCGTGACGGACGGCCCGGGTCCTGCCGGTCCTGGCCGGTCGGATGGGCCGCTGCGGACGGCGGAAGTGCTCGACGACGGCGACGGGGCTGGTCCCGCCACCGGCGTCCCGGGTGCGGCGGGGCGCCGCCCGGATCACGTCATGTTCGCGAGCGGGGTGCCGGTCCGGTCCGGCCGCCCCGTGCGGATCGCCTGCTGACTACCCGTCGTCGTCCGGGCGTGCGGCGGTGACCTGCGACAGCACGCACTCCCACCGGCCGGCACGCCGGACGAAGACGTCGGTGGTCCACTCGTCGGCGTGGTGCTCCCGGCCCTCGACGTGCGCGGTGTTGAGGACCCGGGCCGTCACGTACCCGAGGTCTCCGTGCACCCGGACGCGTTCGCTGCGCGGAACCGGCTTCATGAGGCTGTGGCGCAGCCGGCCGGTGGCGACGAGGGACAGGAAGTTCTCGCGGGTACCCACGCCGTCGTGGTCGACGAGCACCCAGTCCGGCGCCATGAACGCCGCGATGGCGTCCGCGTCGTTCCGGGCGATCGCGCGGTGCCAGGCGTGGGTGAGGTCGAGCAGCGTCGTGGTGTCGTCCACGCGGGGGATGCTCCCACCGGCGGCGCGCCCCGTCAGGCCGCGTCGGCCCGAGGTGCGCGGAGGGTGAGCGGCATGAGGTCGTGCACCTCGGCCCGGAGCACGTCGAGCGCCTCCTGCTCGTGCCCGGCGAGGTAGCCCAGCACGGCCTGCTGGAACACGCCGTCGAACATCCCGTACGCGGTGTGCGGGGTGAGCGCGGTGCCGGAGCCGGCCAGCTCGGCGTAGCGGGTGACGACCCGCCAGACCATGTCCTCGAGCGTCCGGTCGATCTGCTGGACGGCCTCCCGCAGGCCCTCCTCGAACATGCTCTGAGAGCGCAGGTCGTACCAGAGGCGGTGCATGGGTGCCTCATCGACGATCGTCTGGCGCAGCGTGTCGGCGAAGGCGGCGACCAGGCCGTCGGCGGTGGTCGAGCCGGCGACCGCGCCGTCGTAGCGGGTCACGCAGACGGCTTTGTACTGCCGGACGCAGTACACGATCAGGTCCAGCTTGTCGCCGAAGTAGTAGTGCACGACGCCGTGGCTGAAGGGGGAGTTGTTCGCGATCTCCCGCAGCGACGACCGGGCGAAACCCAGCTCGCCGAGCGTGCGCAGCGCCGAGTCCGCGAGCGCCCTGCGGCGTGCGTCGTGCTTGTCGATCGGATTGGCCCGCGCCATGCCACCGCCCCTCGTCCCCGGTCGTCCGGATCGCCACCCTAACCGATCCTCGTGACGGATGGTCACCAAAATCTGGACGACTGGTCAGCGATATCTTGACAGTCGGTCAGAGTTTCCACGAGGGTGTGGCTCCCATCACCGCCGATGAAGGAGTGCCAGTGACTCAGATCGACCTGACCGGACGCACCGTGCTCGTGACCGGGGGCGCGCAGGGCCTCGGTGAGGGGATGGCCCGCGCACTGGCCGACTCCGGGGCCTCGGTCGTCGTCGCCGACATCCAGGACGATCTCGCGACCAAGCTCGCCGAGTCGCTCGGCGAGCGGCACGGTTCCGTGCACCTGGACGTCACCGACGACGGGTCGTGGTCCGCCGCGGTCGCCTCCACCGTGGACCGGTTCGGCGGGCTGGACGTGGTCGTCAACAACGCCGGTCTCGAGGTCACCCAGCTCCTGGTCGACACCGACCCGGGCGACGTGCGGGCCATGCTCGAGGTCAACATGCTCGGCACGATGCTGGGGATCAAGCACGCGTTCCGCGCCATGCGCCCGGGCGGTGCGGCCGGGCAGGGCGG
Proteins encoded in this window:
- a CDS encoding amidohydrolase family protein — protein: MTTPLLQGTTRDAVWSGPVIDCDVHATPPSLEALFPYTDPVWVQGARERGWRGPNGQALAYPPNAPTTARDEWRPEDRPPASRLADLQDHILDPWRTEVALVNTAYGVDSLRHPDWAAALARAVNDWLIAEWLDRDPRLVGSMVVPARDPAAAAAEIERVGGHPRIVQVTMPVRSERLYGQRVFWPVYEAMTRHDLVMGLSWGGTSEDAPSPTGYASWYAEEYAAEIQVYGAQMTSMIYEGIFQKFPGMRVTMLESGFGWVPTWSWSINKKWKGLRREIPWVDRLPTEIIRDHFRFSIAPADLGPDEHARKIIEWLGSEDLLLFATDYPHLHTDDLSRVLDLMPESMRPQVMHASARHWYRLDRALG
- a CDS encoding nuclear transport factor 2 family protein, producing the protein MDDTTTLLDLTHAWHRAIARNDADAIAAFMAPDWVLVDHDGVGTRENFLSLVATGRLRHSLMKPVPRSERVRVHGDLGYVTARVLNTAHVEGREHHADEWTTDVFVRRAGRWECVLSQVTAARPDDDG
- a CDS encoding MFS transporter; translated protein: MTDSQIAARSADGVPGGDPSPQPNRRMRNRVLLSSFVGSVIEWYDFYLFGIASAAVFGQLYFPEFSSTAGTLAAFATLAAGFIARPLGGIVWGHFGDRVGRKGMLVLSIVLMGVATTVVGLLPTYATIGIWAPLILVLMRLVQGVSAGGEWGGAVLMSMEHAPKRRGLSSSVAQMGLYGGILLANGAFAAAAALTGDAFLEWGWRIPFLLSAVLVLIGLWIRLGVEESPVFTQAREQADLATAEKPQVPLVEVLRHPKNLLLSVALVLGAFAASALYGTWIVSYGITEGFPRADILNAVLVAAAIGFVFQPVFAYLSDLWGRRVVVGVGAVLQALSIPVMFALMDGGGTGAMYLGISLAAFAHAIVYSPLGAWLGELFPTTQRYTGASLGYQIAGTIGGGFTPLICASLLAASGGGTTGISLFIGATCLLTVIAVFFAAETSRSTLR
- a CDS encoding phosphotriesterase; this encodes MSTVNTLRGPIDATRIGTTLMHEHIMARNPELEQNIEHPEYDEAAIVERARTSLTSLHEDKGIDTFVDLTVLGLGRDIPTVQRLAEGVPLNIVVATGYYTAKDLPTYFHTHAPDGLVGRTLGGPDVLETMFTQDITTGIPRTDGVRAGIIKIVTDEHGITPDLDRVYRAAARAQAETGVPISTHTNVAHANGRDQQKWFAANGVDLERTVIGHSGDSTDLDYLKELMDNGSFIGMDRFGMEFVLDDASRIDTLVTLLGQGYAEKITISHDAGFFSINTPPSWRAEHTPNWHHHRISDHVLPELRRRGVTEDQITQMMVVNPVQVLTGDTAAAQAVAATALGAGVS
- a CDS encoding SDR family NAD(P)-dependent oxidoreductase, encoding MTQIDLTGRTVLVTGGAQGLGEGMARALADSGASVVVADIQDDLATKLAESLGERHGSVHLDVTDDGSWSAAVASTVDRFGGLDVVVNNAGLEVTQLLVDTDPGDVRAMLEVNMLGTMLGIKHAFRAMRPGGAAGQGGSVVNIASVAATIAFPAIGGYSATKSGIDRLTRVAAMESGKLGYGVRVNCVFPGLVPTAMGQKLAVETAGLGLFESPEAAVGAVVELTPSGRLGEVTDIADAVAFLASDASRFVNGAGLPVDGGMGM
- a CDS encoding amidohydrolase family protein; the protein is MTLTDARPADAPVEEKLGIIDTDFHPMPLPTDPQVAEHLPQRWRDYIARYGTGSFGGGVSPSQREFTHRLDAVDGHGRVGVDPHLAVEQVVDRYDMSAVVLTCPQTYIITHGGANMPHECAVAIYRAYNDALAHTWAGADDRFKASITLPRDLAGAADEIVRCKEGPHGDSYVQVLMSPAGQDPLGKQRYWPIFEACEHYDIPLGFHVPGMGRQPTGSGRQNFYAEMHAAFAVLPISMVSSLVFEGVFERFPRLKVALLELGWDWVVPFSWRLDATFDKLRDELPHLTRRPSDYLREHFWFSTQPVEEPEDPAWTPDVYAMFEESGFADRLMFSSDYPHWDFDSPYESVPQSFPLERRRRILGANASALYGIPLRPGHGVPAVGA
- a CDS encoding HpcH/HpaI aldolase/citrate lyase family protein; this encodes MSYAVTTETHPNRLRGILEAGGTAVGLACHTGDPHVAETLAVAGFDYLYLDQQHSVGGLATPVDMLRATARTGTTALVRVAANDPVLVGRALDAGAEGVIVPGIESAEEARRAAAAVHYPPTGVRSWGPTRSAYGLGPDPVTVNGQVLCLVMIETAVGVANAKDITAVPGVHGVYIGPGDLAVSLGLDPVTGPREEPHRAAVAGIVSACAAAGIAAGITGDPVTESGRGFRMVTAGSDVGFLKAGLGAARAARDALIEGDS
- a CDS encoding TetR/AcrR family transcriptional regulator, giving the protein MARANPIDKHDARRRALADSALRTLGELGFARSSLREIANNSPFSHGVVHYYFGDKLDLIVYCVRQYKAVCVTRYDGAVAGSTTADGLVAAFADTLRQTIVDEAPMHRLWYDLRSQSMFEEGLREAVQQIDRTLEDMVWRVVTRYAELAGSGTALTPHTAYGMFDGVFQQAVLGYLAGHEQEALDVLRAEVHDLMPLTLRAPRADAA
- a CDS encoding IS110 family transposase, producing MAQRPVIWIGIDVGKRTHHACAIDTDGKVVFSRKVSNDQAAIEALLARAAEAAQDVRWAIDLTCSYAALLQVVLTAADQQVVYVPGRVVDRMSGVFRGEAKTDARDAKVIAETARMRGADLTTVTATDETTAELARLVAHREDLMADWVRGVNRLRDLLGSIFPGLEAAFDYSTRSALVLVTGFQTPQALRDAGEAGVIEYLRAHRAWAPGIAAMAATAVEVAHAQTVALPSETRTAILVAGLARRLLELDREIKDTDKLITTVFRSHPDAAIIESLPGLGPILGAEFLTATHGGVGPELGGFTSPGRLASYAGLVPVPQDSGRISGNLRRPRRYNRRLRRVFYMAALSSLKVNGPSRAFYQRKRSERMLHTQALLALARRLVDVLWALLRDRRMFTITAPQPAIAA
- a CDS encoding alpha-hydroxy acid oxidase, which encodes MAIVETSRRRRAARLLDHTDARRAAARALPRGIREYVDGGSEGEVTLRRNARAFQDVAFAPRMATWVDEPGLSTTVLGTPVDLPVLTAPCGGMRLVHPDGDIGLATGAARAGTIHVASSAAGYTLEEIAAVAGPQWFQLYRFSSQATMENLVGRAQAAGYTALVATVDTAVAGFRPRDYKNGFSYSMRVNARNAVKLAPQLLPKPAWLARYLADGLPFEIPNTAEVTVDGKPMVLTEMTKGGAGSHSPTWTDVDWLRAHWNGPLVVKGVITPDDARRAVAAGADAVIVSNHGGRQLDGSPATLTALPRIVDAVGDRTEVLLDSGIRRGSDVLKALSLGARAVLAGRLPAWGLAAAGTAGVEQVLEILRSEMVRTMRLMGCRDVADLDPTWLDPYTVPGRPTKEVEVP